From the Pseudomonas baltica genome, one window contains:
- a CDS encoding helix-turn-helix domain-containing protein: MASRLIEACDPVYLTPREREVLYWYGKSKTSWEIALILGCAETTINFHFANIRSKFAVGSRGAAWHLAQARGMLRTD; encoded by the coding sequence ATGGCATCTCGACTCATCGAAGCTTGCGACCCCGTGTACCTGACCCCTCGGGAGCGTGAAGTGCTGTACTGGTATGGCAAGAGCAAGACGTCCTGGGAAATCGCGCTGATCCTGGGATGTGCCGAAACCACGATCAATTTCCATTTCGCCAATATCCGCAGCAAATTCGCCGTGGGCAGCCGCGGTGCGGCCTGGCATCTGGCGCAGGCGCGGGGAATGCTGCGTACCGATTGA
- a CDS encoding SAM-dependent methyltransferase has product MSASLPSAKNSAAQSLGAEDPCAQFLSVLDTSLHHNALIKMVFSRHVGPEAELQRVSVKPLMVKDQPCLSFVYRYKTRDITRNLSLAEGVAQVAEWLPLVFKTAHLLTLTDELQLEFSKKGKAMLHRSKAAQARTLPSAEHDREKKRFLELSRPFLQDLGVTNGQHELIPAMSRKWKQINKFIEVFAHALSTSSLPTDRPLKVADFGSGKGYLTFAIHDYLRNTLQREAEVTGVELRQDMVTLCNSAAARLEHPGLVFECGDVRSVVPSQIDVMIALHACDIATDYAIHTGIRCGAAIIMCSPCCHKEIRLQIQSPGLLKPMLQYGLHLGQQAEMVTDALRALYLEACGYETKVFEFISLEHTNKNKMILAVKRATPQNVEALLEKIQALKAFYAIESQSLESLLRADGLLPGPTVLSPVQ; this is encoded by the coding sequence ATGTCTGCTTCCCTGCCTTCTGCCAAAAACAGCGCTGCCCAGAGCCTTGGCGCCGAGGATCCCTGCGCGCAGTTTCTGTCGGTGCTCGACACCAGCCTGCACCACAATGCCCTTATCAAGATGGTGTTCTCCCGCCACGTTGGCCCGGAGGCGGAGTTGCAGCGCGTCAGCGTCAAGCCGCTGATGGTCAAGGACCAGCCTTGCCTGTCGTTCGTCTATCGCTACAAGACGCGCGATATCACCCGCAACCTGAGCCTGGCAGAGGGCGTTGCGCAGGTGGCCGAGTGGTTGCCGCTGGTGTTCAAGACCGCGCATTTGCTGACCCTGACCGACGAGTTGCAGCTGGAATTCAGCAAGAAGGGCAAGGCCATGCTCCATCGCAGCAAGGCCGCCCAGGCCCGGACGCTGCCATCGGCCGAGCACGATCGCGAGAAAAAGCGCTTTCTCGAATTGTCTCGACCCTTCCTGCAGGACCTGGGCGTGACCAATGGCCAGCACGAGCTGATTCCGGCAATGTCGCGCAAATGGAAGCAGATCAACAAGTTCATCGAAGTGTTCGCTCACGCACTGAGCACCTCCAGCCTGCCCACCGACAGACCACTCAAAGTCGCCGATTTCGGTTCGGGCAAGGGTTACCTGACGTTCGCGATCCACGATTATCTGCGCAATACCTTACAGCGAGAGGCCGAGGTCACGGGCGTGGAGTTGCGCCAGGACATGGTTACCCTGTGCAACAGCGCCGCCGCTCGACTGGAGCATCCGGGGCTGGTGTTCGAGTGTGGCGACGTGCGCAGCGTGGTGCCCAGCCAGATCGATGTGATGATCGCGCTGCATGCCTGTGACATCGCCACTGACTACGCGATCCATACCGGCATTCGTTGTGGCGCGGCGATCATCATGTGCTCGCCTTGCTGTCACAAGGAGATCCGCCTGCAAATCCAGAGCCCTGGCCTGCTCAAGCCAATGCTGCAATATGGTCTGCACCTCGGGCAGCAGGCCGAAATGGTCACCGATGCGCTGCGGGCCCTGTATCTGGAAGCCTGTGGCTACGAGACCAAAGTGTTCGAGTTCATTTCGCTGGAGCACACCAACAAAAACAAGATGATTCTGGCGGTCAAGCGCGCCACACCGCAGAACGTCGAGGCCCTGCTGGAAAAGATCCAGGCGTTGAAGGCCTTCTATGCGATCGAGTCGCAGTCTCTGGAATCCCTGCTGCGCGCCGATGGCCTGCTGCCAGGCCCGACGGTTTTGTCGCCTGTGCAGTGA
- a CDS encoding phage holin family protein has product MTLGLIVPLITASAFLVSALLLVCGRQTAPRPSRRVKLFSSLLGVSLCLASLEILLFQPSVSLWHATTSVLLCCLIIRVRGQMALLLGGADDE; this is encoded by the coding sequence ATGACCCTTGGATTGATTGTGCCGTTGATCACGGCCAGTGCGTTTCTGGTGAGCGCGTTGCTGCTGGTCTGCGGTCGGCAGACTGCGCCGAGGCCTTCGAGGCGGGTCAAGCTGTTCAGCAGCTTGCTGGGGGTCTCATTGTGCCTGGCCAGCCTGGAAATCCTGCTGTTCCAGCCCTCGGTGAGTTTGTGGCATGCGACTACCAGCGTGCTGCTGTGCTGCCTGATTATTCGGGTGCGGGGTCAGATGGCGCTGCTGCTGGGGGGGGCGGATGATGAGTGA
- a CDS encoding head completion/stabilization protein, protein MQTLFEDASALLPPCRLRHDPFWPPVHCTQVRQALNLGQTISDQRLAVALHSALIRVERDLAGARCLWRRQGYKALEQVPCALDGELPVVVRQYLETLYENVRMLLAEQLHIRECWHG, encoded by the coding sequence ATGCAGACCTTATTCGAGGACGCCTCGGCACTACTCCCGCCGTGCCGTTTGCGTCATGACCCTTTCTGGCCGCCGGTGCACTGCACGCAGGTGCGTCAGGCCTTGAACCTCGGGCAGACAATCAGCGACCAGCGCCTGGCGGTTGCCCTGCACAGTGCATTGATCCGGGTGGAGCGCGATTTGGCGGGCGCCCGCTGTCTGTGGCGACGCCAAGGCTACAAGGCGCTGGAACAGGTCCCATGTGCGCTGGATGGCGAACTCCCGGTGGTCGTGCGCCAGTATCTTGAAACACTCTACGAAAACGTGCGGATGTTGCTGGCAGAGCAGTTGCACATCAGGGAGTGCTGGCATGGCTAA
- a CDS encoding putative holin encodes MANSLATLYVGLGLATLAPLIDGDALFGALLGGWLVTTTQSELKAWQRLASLLMSAGVGYLFTPVAQPLLPVLSNGAAAFFCAMLVIPVSVKIMHWTHSADLRDIVQKLRGGRP; translated from the coding sequence ATGGCTAACAGCCTCGCGACTCTTTATGTGGGCCTGGGCCTGGCCACGCTTGCACCGCTGATCGATGGCGACGCCTTGTTCGGCGCCTTGCTCGGCGGCTGGCTGGTCACCACCACCCAAAGTGAACTCAAGGCTTGGCAACGACTGGCGTCGTTGCTGATGTCGGCAGGGGTGGGCTATCTGTTCACGCCGGTGGCACAGCCCTTGTTACCGGTACTGTCCAATGGCGCCGCGGCGTTTTTCTGCGCGATGCTGGTCATTCCGGTCAGCGTCAAGATCATGCACTGGACGCACTCCGCCGATTTGCGCGACATCGTCCAGAAACTGCGAGGTGGACGACCATGA
- a CDS encoding DUF4917 family protein — protein sequence MDQQDFDAHLPQWQSLPLANTCTGLLLGNGGSRAIWRNFGYDSLFERAQKVRSRPLGQSDLALFKHLNTENFERVLSGLNTTVRINAALAISSTAPLNRYYAIKEALIHAMRSVHIPWQLVSTKTLAHLNQALRQYPTVYSSNYDLLCHWAMLHAPEGFDDWMDAEGEFDPQAATPGTTRLLYLHGGLHLIKHADGSIRRRTAVDSALLDGFAINTPGDVPLFVAEGPSHDKLASIRDCAYLSNCLQQLRQHQGPLCLFGHNLNAQDQHIIDSLLSAKVEHLAIAIFPLSDAWIISQKRHYATLFRESPTALEFFDATSHPLGLPELNVPVIKDKPVRPRR from the coding sequence ATGGATCAGCAAGATTTCGACGCCCACCTGCCTCAATGGCAAAGTCTGCCCCTCGCCAACACGTGCACCGGCCTGTTACTGGGTAACGGTGGCAGCCGCGCGATATGGCGCAACTTCGGCTATGACTCGCTGTTCGAACGAGCGCAAAAAGTGCGCAGTCGGCCATTGGGGCAATCCGACCTGGCATTGTTCAAGCACCTGAACACCGAGAACTTCGAGCGCGTGCTCAGCGGCTTGAACACCACAGTACGCATCAACGCCGCGCTCGCCATCAGCTCGACCGCACCGCTCAATCGCTATTACGCGATCAAGGAAGCGCTGATCCATGCCATGCGCAGCGTGCATATTCCGTGGCAACTGGTCAGCACCAAGACCCTGGCTCACTTGAATCAGGCACTGCGTCAGTACCCGACCGTCTACTCGAGCAATTACGACTTGCTCTGCCACTGGGCGATGCTGCACGCCCCCGAGGGTTTCGATGACTGGATGGACGCCGAGGGCGAGTTTGATCCGCAAGCCGCCACGCCCGGTACGACGCGCCTGCTCTACCTGCACGGTGGATTGCATCTGATCAAGCATGCCGACGGCAGCATCCGGCGGCGCACGGCGGTCGACAGCGCGCTGCTCGATGGCTTTGCCATCAACACTCCGGGGGACGTCCCGCTGTTCGTCGCCGAAGGCCCGAGCCACGACAAACTGGCGAGCATTCGTGATTGCGCTTACTTGAGCAACTGCCTGCAACAGTTGCGGCAACATCAAGGCCCTCTTTGCCTGTTTGGACATAACCTCAACGCACAGGATCAGCACATCATCGACAGCCTGCTCAGCGCCAAGGTCGAGCACCTGGCGATTGCCATTTTCCCGCTGAGCGACGCTTGGATCATCAGCCAGAAGCGGCATTACGCGACGCTCTTTCGCGAGTCCCCCACCGCCCTCGAATTCTTCGATGCGACGTCCCATCCCCTGGGCCTGCCGGAGCTCAACGTGCCGGTGATCAAAGACAAGCCCGTACGCCCGCGCCGTTGA
- a CDS encoding helix-turn-helix domain-containing protein, whose protein sequence is MLSTVIPVFKLYGEGQDWATPDLLHCETIPKRSRVHHWEIQAHRHADLCQLLYLHKGVAQIEIEGQSFTLDKPALQVVPPLCVHGFRFSENVDGFVLTLAAPLVTQLHAQPGVSSDVLGSAATYPAGRDRAYLSRLFSTLQHEYQSEQPGRDLLMLSLVNVLGVWVGRQFIERHAAAQAPERGREYFSRFSALVERRYVQHRSIEQLAHEVGISVAHLNVICRELAGQSALQVVHQRLLLEAKRNLIYTNMTINQLAERLGFADPAYFSRFFRRLTGVSPKVFRQQDVSLRR, encoded by the coding sequence GTGCTGTCGACAGTGATCCCGGTGTTCAAACTCTATGGAGAAGGCCAGGACTGGGCCACGCCTGATTTGCTGCATTGCGAAACCATCCCCAAACGCAGCCGCGTGCACCACTGGGAGATCCAGGCCCACCGTCATGCCGACCTGTGCCAGTTGCTGTACTTGCACAAGGGCGTGGCGCAGATCGAAATCGAAGGGCAATCCTTCACCCTGGACAAACCCGCCCTGCAGGTCGTCCCGCCGCTATGCGTGCACGGGTTTCGGTTTTCCGAGAACGTCGACGGTTTTGTCCTGACCCTGGCGGCACCGCTGGTGACGCAGTTGCACGCGCAACCCGGCGTGAGTAGCGATGTGCTGGGTAGCGCGGCGACCTATCCGGCCGGGCGGGATCGCGCCTACCTCAGCCGGTTGTTCAGCACCTTGCAGCATGAATATCAGAGCGAGCAGCCCGGACGCGATCTGTTGATGTTGTCGCTGGTCAACGTGCTTGGCGTCTGGGTCGGGCGGCAGTTCATCGAGCGCCACGCGGCCGCGCAGGCGCCAGAGCGCGGGCGTGAGTACTTCAGCCGTTTCAGTGCACTGGTCGAGCGTCGTTATGTGCAGCACCGCAGCATCGAGCAGTTGGCGCACGAGGTCGGTATCTCGGTCGCGCACCTGAATGTCATCTGCCGGGAATTGGCGGGGCAGTCGGCCTTGCAGGTAGTCCATCAACGCCTGCTGTTGGAGGCCAAGCGCAACCTGATCTACACCAACATGACCATCAACCAGCTGGCCGAGCGCCTGGGGTTTGCCGATCCGGCTTATTTTTCGCGGTTCTTTCGACGCCTGACCGGTGTATCGCCCAAGGTCTTCCGGCAGCAGGACGTCAGCCTTCGTCGTTGA
- a CDS encoding helix-turn-helix domain-containing protein, giving the protein MSISKSTEIIARLKQITATSTDSGLSEQLGVSPQTLSSWKGRERMPYSVCIDLAEQHGISLDWLLTGAGPMRRTAQLEEPASEPEQRMLAIFRTLTAADQQFVQQMAQERQRLRDLEQRLDSLYEQGSRGPNA; this is encoded by the coding sequence ATGAGTATTTCCAAGTCGACCGAGATCATCGCACGGCTCAAGCAGATAACCGCTACGAGCACCGATAGCGGCCTATCCGAGCAGCTAGGCGTCAGCCCGCAGACCCTTAGCAGCTGGAAAGGCCGGGAGCGCATGCCTTACTCAGTTTGCATAGATCTGGCCGAGCAGCACGGCATCAGCCTCGACTGGTTGCTGACCGGCGCGGGCCCCATGCGGCGCACGGCCCAACTCGAAGAACCGGCGTCGGAACCAGAACAGCGGATGCTGGCGATCTTTCGTACGCTGACGGCAGCCGACCAGCAGTTCGTTCAGCAAATGGCCCAGGAGCGCCAACGCTTGCGCGACCTGGAGCAACGCCTGGACAGCCTGTACGAACAAGGCTCGCGCGGGCCGAACGCCTGA
- a CDS encoding pirin family protein — MLTLRKASERGLANHGWLKSFHTFSFGHYRNPREQGFSDLLVINDDRVIAGKGFGQHPHRDMEIFSYVLEGALEHKDTLGTGSVIRPGDVQLMSAGSGVAHSEYNHSQTEGVHFLQIWIVPDEAGAEPRYQQEHFSAEQKRGRLQLIISPDGADGSLTVRQQARVYAGLFNGEEQATLNLDPGRYAYVHVACGSVELNGERLNEGDGVRVREETALHLARGIDAEVLVFDLRPQELPRMP, encoded by the coding sequence ATGCTGACCCTTCGTAAAGCTTCTGAACGCGGCCTTGCCAACCACGGCTGGTTGAAATCCTTCCACACCTTTTCCTTCGGGCATTACCGCAATCCCCGCGAGCAGGGGTTTTCCGACCTGCTGGTGATCAACGATGACCGGGTCATCGCCGGCAAAGGCTTCGGCCAGCATCCGCACCGCGACATGGAAATCTTTTCCTATGTGCTGGAAGGCGCTCTGGAACACAAGGACACCCTGGGTACCGGCTCGGTGATCCGCCCTGGTGACGTGCAACTGATGAGTGCAGGCTCCGGCGTGGCACACAGCGAGTACAACCATTCGCAGACCGAAGGGGTGCACTTCCTGCAAATCTGGATCGTGCCCGACGAAGCCGGTGCCGAACCGCGCTATCAGCAGGAGCATTTCAGCGCCGAGCAGAAACGCGGTCGCCTGCAGTTGATCATTTCACCGGACGGCGCCGATGGCTCGCTGACCGTTCGTCAGCAAGCTCGCGTCTATGCAGGGCTGTTCAATGGTGAAGAGCAGGCCACGCTCAACCTCGATCCGGGTCGCTATGCCTACGTGCATGTCGCCTGCGGTAGTGTCGAGCTCAACGGTGAACGGCTCAACGAGGGCGACGGCGTGAGAGTCCGCGAAGAAACCGCGCTGCACCTGGCCCGCGGTATCGATGCCGAGGTGCTGGTGTTCGATCTGCGCCCGCAGGAACTGCCACGTATGCCGTAG
- a CDS encoding flavin reductase family protein: MTDTIYSYQPANGHGLPHDPFNAIVGPRPIGWISSQSADGKLNLAPYSFFNAFNYIPPIIGFCSIGRKDSLNNIEATGEFVWNLATRPLAEAMNQSCAPVAPDVNEFELSGLTAVPSQIVGVPRVKETPVAFECKVTQIIQLQRADQQLVPSWLILGEVVAVHIAQSLLKDGIYDTAAAEPILRGGGPADYFQLGPEALFQMYRPKA, encoded by the coding sequence GTGACAGACACCATCTATAGCTACCAACCCGCCAACGGCCACGGCCTGCCCCACGACCCCTTCAACGCCATCGTCGGCCCACGGCCCATCGGCTGGATCTCCTCGCAAAGCGCCGACGGCAAACTCAACCTGGCGCCTTACAGCTTCTTCAACGCCTTCAACTACATCCCGCCGATCATCGGTTTCTGCAGCATCGGCCGCAAGGACAGCCTCAACAACATCGAAGCGACGGGCGAGTTCGTCTGGAACCTTGCCACACGGCCGCTGGCCGAGGCGATGAACCAGAGCTGCGCACCGGTGGCCCCCGATGTCAACGAGTTCGAATTGAGCGGCCTGACGGCAGTGCCCTCGCAGATCGTCGGCGTGCCGCGGGTCAAGGAGACGCCGGTGGCGTTCGAGTGCAAGGTCACCCAGATCATTCAACTGCAACGCGCCGATCAGCAGTTGGTGCCGAGCTGGTTGATACTCGGCGAAGTCGTCGCCGTGCATATTGCCCAGTCGCTGCTGAAGGACGGCATCTACGACACTGCAGCGGCCGAGCCGATCCTGCGCGGTGGCGGTCCGGCGGATTATTTCCAGCTGGGCCCCGAGGCGCTGTTCCAGATGTATCGCCCCAAGGCCTGA
- a CDS encoding MFS transporter, translating into MQSPAPASADATTTRTTSSRLRSIFSGSVGNMVEWYDWYVYAAFSLYFAQVFFPKGDLTAQLLNTAAIFAVGFLMRPLGGWLMGLYADRKGRKAALMASVLLMCFGSLVIALTPSYETIGVAAPILLVLARLMQGLSVGGEYGTSATYLSEMASKEHRGFFSSFQYVTLISGQLIALAVLIVLQQTLTEEQLISWGWRVPFVIGAMCAVVALYLRRGMEETESFTKTQQSKKKERTITILMRHPKELLTVVGLTMGGTLAFYTYTTYMQKYLVNTVGFSKGESTAISAATLFLFMCLQPVIGALSDKIGRRPILIAFGVLGTLFTVPILTTLHTIETWWGAFFLIMAALIIVSGYTSINAIVKAELFPAQIRALGVGLPYALTVSIFGGTAELIALWFKQAGMESGYYWYVTACIACSLLVYVFMKDTRDNSRIDAD; encoded by the coding sequence ATGCAGAGCCCTGCACCTGCATCTGCCGATGCGACAACCACCCGCACCACTTCAAGTCGCCTGCGCTCCATATTCAGCGGCTCGGTGGGCAACATGGTCGAGTGGTATGACTGGTATGTCTACGCTGCGTTTTCGCTGTACTTCGCTCAAGTGTTCTTCCCCAAGGGGGACCTCACCGCCCAACTGCTCAATACCGCCGCGATCTTCGCCGTCGGCTTCCTGATGCGCCCGCTGGGCGGCTGGTTGATGGGCCTGTACGCCGACCGCAAAGGCCGCAAGGCAGCGCTGATGGCCTCGGTACTGTTGATGTGCTTCGGCTCCCTGGTCATCGCCCTGACCCCGAGTTATGAAACCATCGGTGTCGCCGCGCCGATTCTGCTGGTGCTCGCGCGCCTGATGCAGGGCCTGTCGGTGGGGGGCGAATACGGTACTTCGGCGACCTATCTCAGCGAGATGGCCAGCAAGGAACATCGCGGATTCTTCTCCAGCTTCCAGTACGTGACGCTGATCTCCGGCCAGCTCATTGCTCTGGCGGTATTGATCGTCCTGCAACAGACCCTCACCGAAGAGCAACTGATCAGCTGGGGCTGGCGCGTGCCCTTCGTGATCGGCGCGATGTGCGCGGTGGTCGCCCTGTACCTGCGCCGCGGCATGGAAGAAACCGAATCCTTCACCAAGACGCAACAGAGCAAAAAGAAAGAACGCACCATCACCATCCTCATGCGCCACCCCAAGGAGTTGCTCACCGTGGTCGGCCTGACCATGGGCGGCACCCTGGCGTTCTACACCTACACCACCTACATGCAAAAGTATCTGGTCAACACCGTGGGCTTCAGCAAGGGTGAGTCGACGGCGATTTCCGCCGCCACGCTGTTCCTGTTCATGTGCCTGCAACCAGTGATCGGCGCACTGTCGGACAAGATCGGCCGCCGGCCGATCCTGATCGCCTTCGGGGTACTGGGCACGCTGTTCACGGTGCCGATCCTGACCACCCTGCACACCATCGAAACCTGGTGGGGGGCGTTCTTCCTGATCATGGCGGCGCTAATCATCGTCAGCGGCTACACCTCGATCAACGCGATCGTGAAGGCCGAGCTGTTCCCGGCTCAGATCCGCGCCCTGGGGGTCGGCCTGCCGTACGCACTGACCGTATCGATCTTCGGCGGCACCGCCGAGCTGATCGCGCTGTGGTTCAAGCAAGCCGGCATGGAAAGCGGTTACTACTGGTATGTCACCGCCTGCATCGCCTGCTCGCTGCTGGTGTATGTGTTCATGAAGGACACCCGCGACAACTCAAGGATCGACGCCGACTGA
- a CDS encoding ogr/Delta-like zinc finger family protein — MSTYKMVCPHCASRMRIRTSEGRHIFLRVAYLQCTTEACGWSVRAEFEMTHELSPSGMPNPEVRLPRADCDLRRAAIKPVVPAPALAATD; from the coding sequence ATGAGCACATACAAGATGGTCTGTCCGCATTGCGCGAGCCGCATGCGTATTCGTACCAGTGAAGGCCGCCATATCTTTCTGCGAGTGGCTTACCTGCAATGCACCACCGAAGCCTGTGGCTGGTCGGTGCGTGCGGAATTTGAAATGACCCACGAACTGTCGCCCAGTGGCATGCCCAACCCAGAGGTCAGGCTACCGCGAGCCGATTGCGATTTGCGCCGGGCGGCGATCAAGCCTGTCGTACCGGCTCCGGCCTTGGCGGCGACGGATTAG
- the bglX gene encoding beta-glucosidase BglX, giving the protein MNKLCLLALCVGLAFQPVQAAVSTVANKDKDTFINDLLKRMTLEEKIGQLRLISIGPEMTREQIAKEIAAGHIGATFNSVNRPDNRMMQDAAVKHSRLKIPMSFAYDVIHGQRTVFPISLGLASSWDMDAIALSARTAAIEATSDSLDMTYGPMVDIARDPRWGRTSEGFGEDTYLVSRIAKVMVQSYQGKQLSDPDSLMAVVKHFALYGAVEGGRDYNIVDMSAVRMYNDYLPPYRAALDAGAGGVMVALNSINGVPATSNTWLMQDLLRKDWGFKGLTVSDHGAIAELIKHGVARDGADAAQQSITAGIDQSMNDSLYGSELPALVKSGAVPERKIDNAVREVLGAKWDLGLFADPYRRIGKASDDPVDINAESRLHREPAREVARKSMVLLENRNQTLPLKKQGTIALVGPLADSHADMLGSWSGAGRYEQTVTLLQGLQNAVGDKAKVVYARGANITDDKKTIDFLNGITQDRVEVQNDPRSDEQMIAEAVQAAQQADVIVAAVGEARPMSHESASRTTLEIPEVQRNLIKALKATGKPLVLVLMNGRPLSLVNERNQADAMLETWFSGTEGGNAIADVLFGDYNPSGKLPITFPRSVGQIPTYYNHVSIGRPVVAGQVGNYKSQYFDDETGPLYPFGYGLSYTDFNLSDVTLSAQTLKKGGKLDASVTVTNTGKVAGATVVQLYLRDVTASIARPVKQLKNFEKVQLAPGEQKVVHFSISEDDLKFYNAQLKYVAEPGQFNVQIGLDSQTVKQQSFELL; this is encoded by the coding sequence ATGAACAAGTTGTGTTTGCTTGCCCTGTGCGTTGGCCTGGCCTTTCAACCGGTCCAGGCCGCAGTTTCGACCGTTGCGAACAAAGACAAGGACACGTTTATCAACGATCTGTTGAAACGCATGACCCTGGAAGAAAAGATCGGCCAGTTGCGCCTTATCAGCATCGGCCCGGAGATGACCCGCGAGCAGATCGCCAAAGAAATCGCCGCCGGTCATATCGGCGCCACGTTCAACTCGGTCAACCGGCCCGACAACCGCATGATGCAGGACGCAGCCGTCAAGCACAGCCGTCTGAAAATCCCCATGTCGTTCGCCTATGACGTGATCCACGGCCAGCGTACGGTATTCCCGATCAGCCTGGGCCTGGCGTCCAGCTGGGACATGGACGCCATTGCCCTGAGCGCGCGTACTGCGGCAATCGAAGCCACCTCCGACAGCCTCGACATGACCTATGGGCCGATGGTCGACATCGCACGCGATCCACGCTGGGGCCGCACCAGCGAAGGTTTCGGCGAGGATACCTACCTGGTGTCGCGCATCGCCAAGGTCATGGTGCAGAGCTATCAAGGCAAGCAACTCAGCGATCCGGACAGCCTGATGGCGGTGGTCAAGCATTTCGCCCTGTACGGCGCGGTCGAGGGTGGACGCGACTACAACATCGTCGATATGAGCGCAGTGCGCATGTACAACGATTACCTGCCGCCTTACCGCGCCGCCCTCGATGCCGGCGCTGGTGGCGTCATGGTGGCGCTGAACTCGATCAACGGCGTGCCAGCCACCTCGAACACCTGGCTGATGCAGGATCTGCTGCGCAAGGACTGGGGCTTCAAGGGTCTGACCGTGAGTGACCATGGCGCTATCGCCGAACTGATCAAGCACGGTGTCGCCCGCGACGGCGCCGACGCGGCGCAGCAGTCGATCACCGCCGGTATCGATCAGAGCATGAACGACTCGCTGTACGGCTCCGAACTGCCGGCGCTGGTCAAGTCCGGTGCGGTGCCGGAGCGCAAGATCGACAACGCCGTGCGCGAAGTCCTCGGCGCCAAGTGGGACCTGGGTCTGTTCGCCGACCCTTACCGCCGCATCGGCAAGGCCAGCGATGATCCGGTGGACATCAATGCCGAAAGCCGCCTGCATCGCGAACCTGCCCGCGAGGTCGCCCGCAAGAGCATGGTGCTGCTGGAAAACCGCAACCAGACCCTGCCCCTCAAGAAACAAGGCACCATCGCCCTGGTCGGGCCGCTGGCCGATTCCCACGCCGACATGCTCGGCAGCTGGTCGGGCGCGGGCCGTTACGAGCAGACCGTCACCTTGCTGCAAGGCCTGCAAAATGCGGTCGGCGACAAGGCCAAGGTGGTCTATGCACGCGGCGCCAACATCACCGACGACAAAAAGACCATCGATTTCCTCAACGGCATTACCCAGGACCGTGTCGAGGTCCAGAACGATCCGCGCTCTGATGAGCAGATGATCGCCGAAGCGGTGCAAGCGGCCCAACAGGCCGATGTCATCGTCGCAGCGGTCGGTGAGGCGCGCCCCATGTCCCATGAATCCGCCAGCCGCACTACTCTGGAAATTCCCGAGGTCCAGCGCAATCTCATCAAGGCGCTCAAGGCCACCGGCAAGCCCCTGGTGCTGGTGCTCATGAACGGTCGGCCGTTGTCGCTGGTCAATGAGCGCAACCAGGCCGACGCAATGCTCGAGACCTGGTTCAGCGGCACTGAAGGCGGTAACGCCATCGCCGACGTGCTGTTCGGCGACTACAACCCGTCGGGCAAGTTGCCCATTACCTTCCCGCGTTCCGTCGGCCAGATCCCGACCTACTACAACCACGTGAGCATTGGCCGCCCGGTCGTGGCGGGACAGGTTGGCAATTACAAGTCCCAGTATTTCGATGATGAAACCGGCCCGCTCTATCCGTTCGGCTACGGTCTGAGCTACACCGACTTCAACCTGTCGGACGTGACCCTCTCGGCACAGACCCTGAAGAAAGGCGGCAAGCTCGACGCCAGCGTGACCGTCACCAATACCGGCAAGGTCGCCGGTGCGACGGTGGTGCAGTTGTACTTGCGCGATGTCACCGCCTCCATCGCCCGCCCGGTCAAGCAGCTGAAAAACTTCGAGAAGGTGCAATTGGCGCCAGGCGAGCAGAAAGTCGTGCACTTCAGCATCAGTGAGGACGATCTGAAGTTCTATAACGCTCAGCTCAAGTATGTGGCCGAGCCAGGGCAGTTCAACGTGCAGATCGGCCTGGATTCGCAGACCGTCAAGCAACAGAGTTTCGAACTGCTGTAA